The Corynebacterium glaucum genome includes a region encoding these proteins:
- a CDS encoding UDP-glucose dehydrogenase family protein, giving the protein MRMTVIGTGYLGATHAACMAELGHEVLGVDVDEAKIEALKNGRVPFYEPGLPEVLERNLEAGRLDFTTDYERVAEFASVHFIGVGTPQQRGSYAADTRYVEAVIEDLVPKLEGNHIIFGKSTVPVGTAAALQERADELVAEAGNKASVEIAWNPEFLREGYAVKDTIEPDRIVVGVRGEDTNAEQAAREIYAQALENETPFIVTDLQTAELVKVSANAFLATKISFINAVSEVCEIVGADVTQLADAIGYDDRIGRKFLGAGLGFGGGCLPKDIRAFMARAGEVGADQALTFLREVDAINMRRRQRTVDLSREVLGSLIGKRITVLGAAFKPNSDDVRDSPALAVAGQLSLAGASVRIYDPQAMENAKKVFPTLDYATSLDDALRGAELVILATEWAEFKELDPKHAAELVAEQRIIDGRNVLPVDAWQAGGWEIRALGRSL; this is encoded by the coding sequence ATGCGTATGACGGTGATTGGAACGGGTTACCTCGGTGCCACCCACGCAGCCTGCATGGCTGAACTGGGCCACGAAGTGCTCGGCGTGGATGTGGACGAGGCAAAAATTGAAGCGCTGAAGAACGGTCGCGTGCCGTTCTACGAGCCGGGTCTGCCCGAGGTGCTCGAACGCAACCTCGAGGCAGGCCGCCTCGACTTCACCACCGACTACGAGCGCGTCGCGGAGTTTGCCAGCGTCCACTTCATCGGCGTTGGCACCCCGCAACAGCGCGGATCCTATGCTGCTGACACCCGCTACGTTGAAGCAGTCATCGAGGACCTCGTGCCCAAGCTCGAGGGCAACCACATCATCTTCGGTAAATCGACCGTGCCGGTTGGTACCGCAGCCGCGCTCCAGGAGCGTGCCGACGAGCTCGTCGCCGAGGCAGGCAACAAGGCGAGTGTGGAAATCGCTTGGAACCCCGAGTTCCTTCGCGAAGGCTACGCGGTAAAGGACACCATCGAGCCGGACCGCATCGTCGTTGGCGTGCGCGGCGAGGACACCAACGCTGAGCAAGCGGCCCGCGAGATCTACGCCCAGGCGTTGGAGAACGAGACCCCGTTCATCGTCACGGACCTGCAAACCGCTGAGCTGGTCAAGGTCTCTGCGAACGCATTCTTGGCTACCAAGATCTCCTTCATCAACGCCGTTTCGGAGGTCTGCGAGATCGTCGGCGCTGACGTCACCCAGCTCGCTGATGCCATTGGCTACGACGACCGCATCGGCCGCAAGTTCCTCGGCGCCGGCCTCGGCTTCGGCGGTGGCTGCCTGCCGAAGGACATCCGCGCGTTTATGGCCCGCGCCGGCGAAGTCGGTGCCGACCAGGCTCTGACCTTCCTTCGCGAGGTCGACGCAATCAACATGCGCCGCCGCCAGCGGACGGTGGACCTCTCCCGCGAAGTGCTGGGCAGTCTCATCGGCAAGCGCATCACCGTCCTCGGCGCGGCGTTCAAACCGAACTCCGACGACGTGCGCGACTCGCCTGCACTCGCGGTTGCGGGCCAGCTCTCCCTCGCCGGCGCTTCGGTGCGCATCTACGACCCACAGGCGATGGAGAACGCGAAGAAGGTCTTCCCGACGCTGGATTACGCCACCTCGCTTGACGACGCTCTCCGCGGCGCGGAACTTGTCATCCTCGCTACCGAATGGGCCGAATTCAAGGAGCTCGATCCGAAGCATGCCGCCGAGCTAGTCGCGGAGCAGCGCATTATCGACGGCCGCAACGTCCTGCCT